In the Chryseobacterium sp. MYb264 genome, one interval contains:
- a CDS encoding sugar kinase, with protein sequence MSNKIITFGEVIMRLSPPGNRTMKQSHEMEFFFGGTELNVASSLATMGCDVRHISSVSDDFVGESALSFVKSFGIDTYFISKNEHPLGLYFLEVGSSVRASRIAYNRLNGSFANIQPDKIDWKKALEGCRYFHWTGISPGISETAYEALKEGLQTARELGIEVTTDPAYRSNLWKYGKNGNEVLKELVSLSTIFIGGVNEINEILGTQFSSDQQGFLEACEELKRQCPSIHKIFDKIRIGVTASSQQTQGRALINGNYVETVFLEIDNVVDRIGTGDAFAAGLIYGLINFDDEKALNFANAACAIKHTILGDINYSSAEDILEVMAGNSGGRIKR encoded by the coding sequence ATGAGCAACAAAATAATCACATTCGGAGAAGTCATCATGCGACTTTCGCCACCCGGCAACAGAACCATGAAGCAAAGCCACGAAATGGAATTCTTTTTCGGCGGAACAGAGCTGAATGTAGCCTCTTCATTGGCAACAATGGGTTGTGATGTGAGACATATCAGTAGTGTTTCTGATGATTTTGTAGGTGAATCTGCGCTTTCTTTTGTAAAAAGCTTTGGAATTGATACCTATTTTATTTCTAAAAATGAACATCCTCTGGGGCTGTACTTTTTAGAAGTAGGATCTTCAGTTCGTGCCAGCAGAATTGCTTACAACAGATTGAACGGTTCTTTCGCCAATATTCAGCCAGATAAAATCGACTGGAAGAAAGCATTGGAAGGCTGCCGGTATTTCCACTGGACAGGCATTAGCCCGGGAATTTCTGAAACGGCTTATGAAGCTTTGAAAGAAGGTTTACAGACCGCCCGTGAATTGGGAATTGAAGTGACAACTGATCCCGCATACCGTTCCAACCTTTGGAAATATGGTAAAAACGGAAATGAAGTGTTGAAAGAACTGGTTTCTTTATCAACAATATTTATCGGTGGTGTGAATGAAATCAATGAAATTCTCGGAACTCAGTTTTCATCAGATCAACAAGGTTTCCTGGAAGCTTGTGAAGAATTAAAAAGACAATGTCCATCAATCCATAAAATTTTCGATAAAATAAGAATCGGGGTTACGGCAAGTTCTCAGCAAACACAGGGAAGAGCTTTGATCAACGGAAATTATGTTGAAACGGTATTTTTAGAAATAGACAATGTAGTCGACAGAATCGGTACGGGAGATGCTTTTGCCGCGGGTTTAATTTATGGCCTGATTAATTTTGATGACGAAAAAGCCCTGAATTTTGCCAATGCAGCCTGTGCGATCAAACACACGATTTTAGGAGATATCAACTACAGCAGCGCGGAAGATATTCTGGAAGTAATGGCTGGAAACTCGGGAGGACGAATCAAGAGATAG
- a CDS encoding tagaturonate reductase produces the protein MENQIKQKLNRELNGSQEKLPIKIVQFGGGNFMRGFTDYVIDKLNKETDFKGGIVNVQPTPNGSVHKLEEQDNVYTLFTRGIKKGEIIDEKQVISAIQKSINPYANYDEFLALAKEEELEFVFSNTTETGIAYDETETSYEGPHKNFPAKVTVLLYERFKHFNGTADKGLRIIPCELIENNAFALRDIILKYAQLWNLEESFVQWINQNNYFHNTLVDRIVPGYPKNDAEAYEDQLDYEDQMMVVSECFLLFVIEEAGNLNERIPFNKINEQILVVDDIQPYRLRKVRILNGGHTLMLAPAVLAGKETVKESIDDAFIGQFLSETVFNEVNPTLGLDETELKDFAEEVFDRFRNPFIKHYQASIALYFVSKFKVRILPSLLGYVEINKKLPLNLVFSLASLIRFYQGSFGEKALPINDEEAIVAKFKEIWANEDYGKVAELSLSETTFWDTDLTQVEGLKDAVAKALWEIDQNGVETAYHHFIQFYS, from the coding sequence ATGGAAAATCAAATAAAACAAAAATTAAATCGTGAATTAAATGGTTCTCAGGAAAAATTACCAATCAAAATTGTACAGTTTGGTGGCGGAAATTTCATGAGAGGATTCACCGATTATGTGATCGATAAATTAAACAAGGAAACTGATTTCAAAGGTGGAATTGTTAATGTACAACCCACTCCGAACGGTTCGGTTCATAAACTGGAAGAGCAGGATAATGTATATACGCTTTTTACAAGAGGAATTAAAAAAGGTGAAATTATTGATGAAAAGCAGGTGATTTCTGCAATTCAGAAATCGATTAACCCTTATGCAAATTATGATGAATTCTTAGCTTTAGCGAAAGAAGAAGAATTGGAATTTGTATTTTCAAATACCACTGAAACAGGAATAGCTTATGATGAAACGGAGACTTCTTACGAAGGTCCGCATAAGAATTTCCCTGCGAAAGTAACAGTTTTACTTTACGAAAGATTCAAGCATTTCAATGGTACAGCTGATAAAGGTTTGAGAATTATTCCTTGTGAATTAATTGAAAACAATGCCTTTGCATTAAGAGATATCATCCTAAAATATGCTCAGCTTTGGAATTTAGAAGAATCATTTGTGCAATGGATTAACCAAAATAATTATTTCCATAATACATTGGTTGACAGGATTGTTCCGGGTTATCCTAAAAACGATGCAGAAGCGTATGAAGATCAACTGGATTATGAAGATCAGATGATGGTGGTTTCAGAATGTTTCCTTCTTTTTGTAATTGAAGAAGCTGGAAATTTAAATGAAAGAATTCCATTCAACAAAATCAACGAACAGATTTTGGTTGTTGATGATATCCAACCTTACCGTTTAAGAAAAGTAAGAATCCTGAATGGCGGCCATACCCTGATGTTGGCTCCGGCAGTTTTAGCAGGAAAAGAAACGGTAAAAGAATCTATTGATGATGCGTTTATCGGTCAATTTTTAAGTGAAACGGTATTTAATGAAGTTAATCCAACCTTAGGTTTAGATGAAACTGAATTAAAAGATTTTGCAGAAGAAGTTTTCGATAGATTCAGAAATCCTTTTATTAAACATTATCAGGCAAGTATCGCGCTGTATTTTGTTTCTAAATTTAAAGTGAGAATCCTTCCCAGCTTGTTAGGCTACGTAGAAATCAATAAAAAATTACCATTGAATCTGGTATTTTCCTTAGCAAGTTTGATCAGGTTCTATCAGGGAAGTTTTGGCGAAAAAGCTTTACCGATTAATGATGAAGAAGCTATTGTTGCTAAATTCAAAGAAATCTGGGCAAACGAAGATTACGGAAAAGTAGCAGAACTTTCATTAAGCGAAACTACTTTCTGGGATACAGACCTTACTCAGGTTGAAGGCCTGAAAGATGCAGTGGCAAAAGCTTTGTGGGAAATAGACCAAAACGGCGTAGAAACTGCATATCATCATTTTATACAATTTTATTCTTAG
- a CDS encoding MFS transporter produces the protein MSSVKSLKPTKYRWTICLLLFLATTINYLDRQVLSLTWKDFIAPEFHWNNNDYGNITALFSIFYAVGMLFAGKFVDWMDTKKGFLWAIGVWSVGAVLHAFCGIATSGILTGNWFAGFHGSKELIGTISNTSAIISTSVTLFIFARFVLAIGEAGNFPAAIKTTAEYFPKKDRAFSTSIWNAGATVGALAAPLTIPFIAKAMGWEWAFIIIGALGFVWMGLWVFVYKKPHEHKRVNEHELKYINQDQDDLPVEETSAPEKVFTFKECFSYRQTWAFAFGKFMTDGVWWFFLFWTPAYLSSVYKMDSTQSAFPLFILYMITLLSIIGGWLPKYFVEKKGMNAYSGRMRAMLIFAFFPLLALLAQPLGSATYWIPVLIIGVAGAAHQAWSANIFSTVGDMFPKKAIATITGIGGMAGGIGSFIINKSSGVLFDHAHKAWSTVDGTPLLEKYPQYINERLPDGFFEQLEKSGAVVVDGIDKGYMIIFSVCAVAYLIAWSVMKTLVPKYKVIK, from the coding sequence ATGAGTTCAGTTAAATCTCTTAAACCTACAAAATACAGATGGACGATATGTCTGCTCTTGTTTTTGGCGACCACCATTAATTATCTGGATCGTCAGGTTTTATCTTTAACATGGAAAGATTTCATTGCTCCGGAATTTCACTGGAACAATAATGATTACGGAAATATTACCGCATTATTCTCTATTTTCTATGCCGTGGGAATGCTTTTCGCAGGAAAATTCGTAGACTGGATGGATACCAAAAAAGGTTTCCTTTGGGCAATCGGAGTTTGGTCTGTTGGTGCGGTTTTACATGCATTCTGTGGAATTGCCACTTCGGGAATTCTTACAGGAAATTGGTTTGCCGGTTTTCATGGTTCTAAAGAATTGATCGGTACGATATCCAATACTTCAGCGATTATCAGTACGAGTGTAACACTATTTATTTTTGCACGTTTTGTATTGGCGATCGGAGAAGCTGGAAATTTTCCGGCAGCAATTAAAACGACCGCTGAATATTTCCCTAAAAAAGACAGAGCATTTTCTACAAGTATCTGGAATGCAGGAGCTACCGTTGGAGCTTTGGCAGCACCGCTTACAATCCCCTTCATTGCAAAAGCAATGGGCTGGGAATGGGCATTTATCATCATTGGGGCGTTAGGATTTGTATGGATGGGACTTTGGGTATTTGTATATAAAAAACCTCACGAACATAAAAGAGTAAACGAACATGAACTGAAATATATCAATCAGGATCAGGATGATCTTCCCGTTGAAGAAACATCAGCGCCTGAAAAAGTGTTCACATTCAAAGAATGTTTCAGCTACAGACAGACCTGGGCTTTTGCTTTCGGAAAATTCATGACAGACGGTGTCTGGTGGTTCTTTTTATTCTGGACTCCGGCTTATCTAAGCTCGGTATACAAAATGGATTCCACGCAAAGTGCATTCCCATTATTCATTCTTTATATGATCACTTTATTGTCGATTATCGGAGGATGGCTACCAAAATATTTTGTGGAAAAGAAAGGAATGAACGCCTACTCAGGAAGAATGAGAGCCATGTTGATCTTTGCATTTTTCCCTTTATTAGCATTATTAGCACAACCTCTTGGTTCAGCAACCTACTGGATTCCTGTTTTAATCATTGGCGTAGCGGGAGCGGCACACCAAGCCTGGTCGGCAAACATATTCTCAACAGTGGGCGATATGTTCCCGAAAAAAGCGATTGCAACGATCACCGGAATTGGTGGAATGGCAGGTGGAATTGGTTCATTTATCATCAATAAATCCTCAGGAGTTTTGTTCGATCATGCTCACAAAGCTTGGTCAACGGTTGACGGAACACCTTTATTGGAAAAATATCCACAATACATCAACGAAAGATTACCAGATGGATTCTTTGAACAATTAGAAAAATCAGGCGCAGTAGTCGTAGACGGAATTGATAAAGGATACATGATTATTTTCTCAGTGTGTGCTGTAGCATACCTGATCGCATGGAGCGTGATGAAAACATTGGTTCCAAAATATAAAGTAATTAAATAA
- a CDS encoding bifunctional 4-hydroxy-2-oxoglutarate aldolase/2-dehydro-3-deoxy-phosphogluconate aldolase: MTKIQSVTNTIISQGALPLYYNADETVTLDILRALYKAGIRAVEYTSRGESALSNFTKMVEIRNAEMPEMLLGIGTIKNLQQAEAYYNAGADFFISPGFVAEVAEFLIPKDLLYSPGCMTPTEIITAEAAGVSFIKLFPGNALGAGFMSAIKDVFPNLKFMPTGGVDTTKESIESWFKAGVSAVGMGSKLVSKELMAAKDYVTIENETKKVLDIIQTLK, encoded by the coding sequence ATGACAAAAATTCAATCAGTTACCAATACCATCATTAGTCAGGGCGCTTTGCCACTGTATTATAATGCTGATGAAACGGTAACGTTAGATATATTAAGAGCACTTTACAAAGCGGGAATCCGTGCAGTGGAATATACAAGCCGTGGCGAATCGGCGTTGAGTAATTTCACCAAAATGGTGGAAATCCGTAATGCAGAAATGCCGGAAATGCTTTTAGGAATCGGAACTATTAAGAATTTACAGCAGGCAGAAGCCTATTACAATGCAGGAGCAGATTTCTTTATCAGTCCGGGTTTTGTAGCAGAAGTGGCGGAATTTTTAATTCCTAAAGATCTACTGTACAGTCCGGGTTGTATGACACCAACTGAAATCATCACGGCTGAAGCAGCAGGAGTAAGTTTTATTAAATTATTCCCCGGAAATGCTTTGGGAGCAGGATTTATGAGTGCGATCAAAGATGTTTTTCCAAATCTGAAATTTATGCCGACCGGTGGAGTAGATACCACGAAAGAAAGTATCGAAAGCTGGTTCAAAGCCGGAGTTTCTGCGGTAGGAATGGGAAGCAAGCTTGTGAGTAAAGAGTTGATGGCTGCAAAAGACTATGTAACGATTGAAAACGAAACAAAAAAAGTACTTGATATCATTCAGACTTTAAAATAA
- the uxaC gene encoding glucuronate isomerase, whose translation MKSFITDNFLLQNKYAEELYFKYAEKQPIIDYHNHLTPNDIAEDTVFENISKVWIAGDHYKWRAMRTMGVNEKFITGDASDKEKFEAWAKTVPYTLRNPLYHWTHLELKRYFGIDELLNENNASEIYDNISSQLQTPEKSTRGLLKMMNVESLCTTEDPTDILNYHQDLAKSDFSIKVSTAFRPDKAILIENHNFADYISKLGESAGIEINSYQTLCDALTKRIEYFHENGCRLCDHGLNNISFEEASEAEVNAIFNDKISGKVIAAKQVNQFKTAILLFLGEAYHKFGWVQQFHLGALRNNNERMHRILGPDTGWDSIGDFVQAETLSKLLNALDGKDKLAKTILYNLNPADNEIFATMIGNFNDGSIKGKVQFGSGWWFLDQKDGMIKQMNALSNMGLISCFVGMLTDSRSFLSFPRHEYFRRVLCNLFGEEMKNGELPDDIEHVGKIISDICYHNAKNYFDF comes from the coding sequence ATGAAATCTTTTATTACAGATAATTTTTTATTACAAAATAAATACGCGGAAGAATTATACTTCAAATACGCAGAAAAACAACCCATCATTGATTATCACAATCACCTAACGCCTAATGATATTGCCGAAGATACCGTTTTCGAAAATATTTCAAAGGTTTGGATTGCGGGTGACCATTACAAATGGAGAGCCATGCGTACGATGGGCGTGAATGAAAAATTCATTACGGGAGACGCTTCAGACAAAGAGAAATTTGAAGCTTGGGCTAAAACAGTTCCTTATACATTGAGAAATCCTTTGTATCACTGGACGCATTTGGAACTGAAAAGATATTTCGGAATCGATGAGTTATTGAATGAAAATAATGCGTCAGAAATCTACGATAACATCTCTTCTCAGCTTCAGACTCCTGAAAAATCAACAAGAGGTTTATTAAAAATGATGAATGTAGAATCTCTGTGCACAACGGAAGACCCTACAGATATTTTGAATTATCACCAGGATTTAGCGAAAAGCGATTTCTCGATTAAAGTAAGCACCGCTTTCCGCCCTGATAAAGCGATTTTAATTGAAAACCACAACTTTGCAGATTACATTTCTAAATTAGGTGAATCTGCCGGAATTGAAATCAATTCTTATCAGACTTTGTGTGATGCTTTAACTAAAAGAATTGAATATTTCCACGAAAACGGATGCAGACTGTGCGACCACGGATTGAACAATATTTCTTTCGAAGAAGCTTCAGAAGCAGAAGTAAACGCTATTTTCAATGATAAAATTTCAGGAAAAGTAATCGCTGCAAAGCAGGTGAATCAATTTAAAACTGCAATCCTTTTATTCTTAGGTGAAGCTTACCATAAATTCGGGTGGGTTCAGCAATTCCATTTAGGAGCGTTGAGAAATAATAATGAAAGAATGCACAGAATTTTAGGTCCGGATACGGGTTGGGATTCTATCGGTGACTTCGTTCAGGCTGAAACGCTGTCTAAATTACTGAATGCTTTAGACGGAAAAGATAAGTTGGCTAAAACTATTTTATATAATCTAAATCCTGCTGACAACGAAATTTTCGCAACAATGATCGGAAATTTCAATGATGGAAGCATCAAAGGAAAAGTACAGTTCGGTTCAGGATGGTGGTTCCTGGATCAGAAAGATGGAATGATCAAGCAGATGAATGCCCTTTCCAATATGGGATTAATCAGCTGCTTCGTTGGAATGCTAACAGATTCCAGAAGTTTCCTCTCTTTCCCGAGACACGAATATTTCAGAAGAGTATTGTGTAACTTATTCGGTGAAGAAATGAAAAATGGAGAGCTACCTGATGATATTGAGCATGTTGGGAAAATAATTTCTGATATTTGTTATCATAATGCTAAAAATTATTTTGATTTTTAA